The proteins below come from a single Afipia sp. P52-10 genomic window:
- the gyrA gene encoding DNA gyrase subunit A has protein sequence MKPGEPSAPSDIRPVSILDEMKRSYLDYAMSVIVSRALPDARDGLKPVHRRILFAMQENGFEWNKPYRKSARTVGDVIGKYHPHGDQSVYDALVRMAQDFSMRVPLIDGQGNFGSVDGDPPAAMRYTESRLTKVAQTLLDDIDKDTVDFQPNYDGSEREPSVLPAKFPNLLVNGAGGIAVGMATNIPPHNLGETIDACIALIDNPALGIDDLMQIIPGPDFPTGGVILGRQGIRSAYHLGRGSIVMRGKIEIEEVRKDRQAIIVSEIPYQVNKASMVERIAELVREKKIEGIADLRDESDRDGYRVVVELKRDAVADVVVNQLYRFTPLQTSFGANMVALDAGRPQVMNLKDLLSIFIAFREQVVTRRTKFLLAKARDRAHILVGLAIAVANIDEVIRVIRTSPDPNTARETLMARDWPAQDVATMITLIDDPRHKLAADGTARLSFEQAKAILDLRLQRLTALGRDEISDELDKLATEIADYLDILRSRARVQGIVKDELKAVKAEFATPRKTQIVEQEGEVEDEDLIQREDMVVTVSHAGYVKRVPLSTYRAQKRGGKGRSGMQTREEDFVSRLFIASTHTPVLFFSSRGQVYKEKVWRLPMGAANARGKAMINILPLEQGERITTIMPLPEDESTWGDLDVMFATTGGTVRRNKLSDFADVRRSGIIAMKLGEGEAIVDVQICTEHDDVLLTAAGGQCIRFPVTDVRVFSGRTSMGVRGIALADGDKVISLSILHHSEVTAEERAAYLRRANAVRRGSEEEAGAEPEEANGAIELGEQRYVEMSAVEQFVLTISENGYGKRTSSFEYRTTGRGGKGIVAMSVNGRNGKLVASFPVEESDQIMLVTDAGQLIRCPVDGIRIAGRSTQGVIVFDTAEGERVVSVEHIGEEGENGNGG, from the coding sequence ATGAAGCCGGGGGAGCCGTCCGCGCCCTCCGACATTCGTCCCGTTTCCATCCTCGACGAGATGAAGCGCTCGTACCTCGATTACGCCATGAGCGTGATCGTCTCGCGTGCGCTGCCCGATGCGCGCGACGGCCTGAAGCCCGTGCACCGGCGCATCCTGTTCGCCATGCAGGAGAATGGCTTCGAGTGGAACAAGCCGTACCGCAAGTCGGCGCGCACCGTGGGCGACGTGATCGGTAAGTATCATCCGCACGGCGACCAGTCAGTGTACGACGCGCTGGTGCGCATGGCGCAAGACTTCTCGATGCGGGTGCCGCTGATCGACGGGCAGGGCAACTTCGGTTCGGTGGACGGCGACCCGCCGGCGGCGATGCGTTACACGGAATCGCGTCTGACCAAGGTGGCGCAGACGCTGCTTGACGACATCGACAAGGACACGGTCGATTTCCAGCCGAACTACGACGGCTCCGAGCGCGAGCCGAGCGTGCTGCCGGCGAAGTTTCCGAACCTCCTGGTCAACGGTGCCGGCGGCATCGCCGTCGGCATGGCCACCAACATTCCGCCGCACAATCTCGGCGAGACCATCGACGCCTGCATCGCGCTGATCGACAATCCGGCGCTCGGCATCGATGATCTGATGCAGATCATTCCCGGACCGGATTTCCCAACCGGAGGCGTCATTCTCGGCCGCCAGGGCATCCGTTCGGCCTATCACCTCGGCCGCGGCTCGATCGTCATGCGCGGCAAGATCGAGATCGAGGAAGTTCGCAAGGATCGCCAAGCGATCATCGTCTCGGAAATTCCCTATCAGGTGAACAAGGCCTCGATGGTCGAGCGCATCGCCGAACTGGTGCGCGAGAAAAAGATCGAGGGTATTGCCGACCTGCGCGACGAGTCCGACCGCGATGGTTATCGCGTGGTGGTCGAGTTGAAGCGCGACGCGGTGGCCGACGTGGTGGTCAACCAGCTCTACCGCTTCACGCCGTTGCAGACGAGCTTCGGCGCCAACATGGTGGCGCTGGACGCGGGCCGGCCGCAGGTGATGAACCTGAAGGACCTGCTGAGCATCTTCATCGCCTTCCGCGAACAGGTGGTGACGCGGCGGACCAAGTTCCTGCTCGCCAAGGCGCGCGATCGTGCGCACATCCTGGTGGGTCTCGCCATTGCGGTCGCCAACATCGACGAGGTGATCCGCGTCATCCGCACCTCGCCGGACCCGAACACCGCGCGCGAAACGCTGATGGCGCGCGACTGGCCGGCGCAGGACGTCGCCACCATGATCACGCTGATCGACGATCCGCGCCACAAACTCGCCGCCGACGGCACGGCGCGGCTGTCGTTCGAGCAGGCCAAGGCGATCCTCGACCTGCGCTTGCAGCGGCTCACAGCATTGGGTCGCGACGAGATCTCCGACGAACTCGACAAGCTCGCCACCGAGATCGCCGATTATCTCGACATCCTGCGTTCGCGGGCGCGGGTGCAGGGCATCGTCAAGGACGAATTGAAGGCGGTGAAGGCGGAGTTCGCCACCCCACGCAAGACGCAGATCGTCGAGCAGGAGGGCGAGGTCGAGGACGAAGACCTGATCCAGCGCGAGGACATGGTCGTCACCGTCTCGCATGCGGGCTACGTCAAGCGCGTGCCGCTCTCCACCTATCGGGCGCAGAAGCGCGGCGGCAAGGGCCGCTCCGGCATGCAGACCCGCGAGGAGGATTTCGTCAGCCGCCTGTTTATCGCCTCCACGCATACGCCGGTGCTGTTCTTCTCCTCGCGCGGCCAGGTCTACAAGGAAAAGGTCTGGCGATTGCCGATGGGGGCCGCCAACGCGCGCGGCAAGGCGATGATCAACATCCTGCCGCTGGAGCAGGGCGAGCGCATCACCACCATCATGCCGCTGCCGGAGGACGAGAGCACCTGGGGCGATCTCGACGTGATGTTCGCCACCACCGGCGGCACTGTCCGCCGCAACAAGCTGTCCGATTTCGCCGACGTGCGCCGCTCCGGCATCATCGCCATGAAGCTCGGCGAGGGCGAGGCGATCGTCGATGTACAGATCTGCACTGAACATGACGATGTGCTGCTGACCGCCGCTGGTGGCCAGTGCATCCGCTTCCCGGTGACGGACGTACGCGTGTTCTCAGGGCGCACGTCGATGGGCGTGCGCGGCATCGCGCTCGCCGACGGCGACAAGGTGATCTCGCTGTCGATCCTGCACCATAGCGAAGTGACCGCCGAAGAACGCGCAGCCTACCTGCGCCGCGCCAATGCGGTGCGCCGCGGCTCCGAGGAGGAGGCGGGCGCCGAGCCGGAAGAGGCCAACGGCGCGATCGAACTCGGCGAGCAGCGCTACGTGGAGATGTCGGCGGTGGAGCAGTTTGTGCTGACCATCTCCGAAAACGGCTACGGCAAGCGCACCTCGTCGTTCGAGTACCGCACCACCGGCCGCGGCGGCAAAGGCATCGTCGCGATGTCGGTGAACGGCCGTAACGGTAAGCTGGTGGCCTCGTTCCCGGTGGAGGAGAGCGACCAGATCATGCTGGTGACGGACGCGGGACAACTGATCCGTTGCCCGGTGGATGGCATCCGCATCGCCGGACGCTCGACCCAGGGCGTGATCGTGTTCGACACGGCCGAAGGCGAGCGCGTCGTCTCGGTCGAGCACATCGGCGAAGAAGGCGAGAACGGCAACGGCGGCTAA
- a CDS encoding DUF2306 domain-containing protein, whose translation MSLAPLLNAALPIQLHAFAAMAAFVIGLVQFVGPKGTLPHRTLGFLWMALMLIVAVSSFWISEIRLLGPWSPIHLLSIWVLLMVPLAIYYARKGRVRGHAMTVIGMFAGGLVVAGLFTFVPGRIMHAVAFGN comes from the coding sequence ATGAGCCTCGCGCCACTGCTGAATGCCGCGCTGCCGATCCAGCTCCATGCCTTCGCGGCGATGGCGGCTTTCGTGATCGGGCTGGTGCAGTTCGTCGGCCCGAAGGGGACCCTGCCGCACCGGACGCTGGGCTTCCTCTGGATGGCGCTGATGCTGATCGTGGCGGTCAGTTCGTTCTGGATCAGCGAGATCCGCCTGCTGGGGCCCTGGAGCCCGATCCACCTGCTGTCGATCTGGGTGCTGCTGATGGTTCCGCTGGCAATCTATTACGCGCGCAAGGGGCGGGTGCGGGGACATGCGATGACGGTGATCGGCATGTTCGCGGGCGGACTCGTGGTCGCTGGCCTGTTTACCTTTGTCCCAGGTCGCATCATGCATGCGGTGGCCTTCGGGAACTGA
- the dmeF gene encoding CDF family Co(II)/Ni(II) efflux transporter DmeF, giving the protein MHTHSIAPWQHHHTFLGERHTRNETRTWIVVSITVAMMIAEIVGGSLSGSMALVADGWHMATHAAALAIAGFAYRFARRHAHDARFSFGTGKMGELAGFTSAVVLAVIAVFIGIESIGRLVAPVAIRFDEAIAIASLGLGVNLLCAWLLRDDDHHGDHHHHGHHHTSHEHAQPHDHSHHHGHDHHAAHPHGHAPAPIQHDHNLRAAYVHVLADALTSILAIVALLTARFYGWLWMDAAVGLVGACVIAAWALSLVRASGAVLLDMVPDRALHAEIRKRLEIGGDRVSDLHLWRVGPGHTAMIAALVSDDPQEPALYKTRLQGVRGLSHITIEVTACSDHHPLSAAA; this is encoded by the coding sequence ATGCATACCCATTCGATTGCGCCCTGGCAGCACCACCACACCTTCCTCGGCGAGCGGCACACGCGCAACGAGACCCGCACCTGGATCGTCGTCTCGATCACGGTGGCGATGATGATCGCCGAGATCGTCGGCGGCAGCCTGTCAGGTTCGATGGCGCTGGTCGCCGACGGCTGGCACATGGCGACCCACGCGGCGGCGCTGGCGATCGCCGGCTTCGCCTATCGCTTCGCGCGGCGGCACGCGCACGATGCGCGCTTCTCGTTCGGCACCGGCAAGATGGGCGAACTCGCCGGCTTCACCAGCGCGGTGGTGCTGGCGGTAATCGCCGTGTTCATCGGCATCGAGTCGATCGGCCGGCTGGTCGCGCCGGTGGCGATCCGCTTCGACGAGGCGATCGCGATCGCCTCGCTCGGGCTCGGCGTCAACCTGCTGTGCGCGTGGCTGCTGCGGGACGACGACCACCACGGCGATCATCACCATCATGGCCATCATCATACAAGCCATGAACACGCCCAGCCGCACGATCACAGCCATCATCACGGCCACGATCACCACGCCGCGCACCCGCACGGCCACGCGCCAGCGCCCATCCAGCACGACCACAACCTGCGCGCCGCCTACGTGCATGTGCTGGCGGATGCGCTGACCTCGATCCTGGCGATCGTCGCGCTGCTGACGGCCCGCTTCTATGGCTGGCTGTGGATGGATGCGGCCGTCGGCCTGGTCGGCGCGTGCGTGATCGCGGCGTGGGCGCTGAGCCTCGTGCGCGCGTCGGGCGCGGTGCTGCTGGATATGGTGCCGGACCGCGCCCTGCACGCGGAGATCCGCAAGCGGCTCGAGATCGGCGGCGATCGGGTCAGCGACCTGCACCTCTGGCGCGTCGGTCCCGGACACACCGCCATGATCGCCGCGCTCGTCTCCGACGATCCGCAAGAGCCCGCTCTTTACAAGACTCGGCTGCAGGGTGTGCGCGGACTCTCCCACATCACCATCGAGGTTACCGCCTGCAGCGATCACCATCCGCTGTCCGCCGCGGCCTGA
- a CDS encoding transglutaminase domain-containing protein, whose product MMTATVADLYARHDPLTDPGGLAALFDPLPSDPAALRAIASGLIVHVAWASRYGIPPDTLMPRETQAVAERLRLIQSVTAGPLAEARPAARRSFGTCRDYALMLCSMLRHRAIPARVRCGFATYFEAAVPYEDHWICEYWSTAAQRWLRADAQLDALHRRHLGIGFDSANLPDGTFLSANEAWREMRRGAIAAEAFGHGTEGSGLWFLRVNVHRDLLALAHQQTSAWDSWRCATEASKTLDAAALAAVDDLAQAADTAARDADGVAALMAIAPAIQTPPWRL is encoded by the coding sequence ATGATGACCGCAACCGTTGCCGATCTCTATGCGCGGCACGATCCGCTGACTGATCCCGGCGGCTTGGCTGCGCTGTTCGACCCGCTGCCAAGCGATCCGGCGGCGCTGCGCGCGATCGCGTCCGGGTTGATCGTGCATGTCGCCTGGGCGTCAAGGTATGGGATTCCGCCGGATACGCTGATGCCGCGCGAGACCCAGGCTGTGGCCGAGCGGCTGCGGCTGATCCAGTCTGTAACGGCAGGGCCATTGGCCGAGGCGCGGCCAGCGGCGCGGCGATCATTCGGCACCTGCCGCGACTATGCGCTGATGCTGTGCAGCATGCTGCGGCATCGCGCGATCCCGGCGCGGGTGCGCTGCGGCTTCGCCACTTACTTCGAGGCGGCTGTGCCTTACGAGGACCACTGGATCTGCGAATACTGGTCGACGGCCGCGCAGAGGTGGCTGCGGGCGGATGCGCAGCTCGATGCCCTGCATCGCAGGCATCTTGGCATCGGCTTCGACAGCGCCAACCTTCCGGACGGCACGTTCCTGTCTGCGAATGAGGCATGGCGCGAGATGCGCCGCGGCGCCATCGCAGCCGAGGCATTCGGCCATGGCACGGAGGGGAGCGGCCTGTGGTTTCTGCGCGTCAACGTCCATCGCGATCTGCTGGCGCTGGCGCATCAGCAGACCTCCGCGTGGGATAGCTGGCGCTGCGCGACCGAGGCGAGCAAGACGCTCGATGCGGCGGCGCTTGCGGCGGTCGATGATCTCGCGCAGGCCGCGGACACAGCCGCGCGCGATGCGGATGGTGTCGCCGCGTTGATGGCGATCGCGCCGGCGATCCAGACGCCGCCTTGGCGGCTATAG
- a CDS encoding Pr6Pr family membrane protein, with product MQDGVTGEAALQGMDRWARALAVLIALAAWSGIAVHFHALVSGGVSWPAALWALLGYFTITTNLLVAVVFTAIAAGRAAWRSPWLIGGTLLNILLVGIIYALLLHGLRELTGGSQLANVLLHRVTPLLVTVFWFAFAYKGALAWRYPLLWVIYPIGYFLYALARGAIEGRYPYPFINVVEIGLAQTLINAALIAIGFVLAGEALVWFDRWWAVRARG from the coding sequence ATGCAGGATGGTGTGACGGGCGAAGCGGCACTCCAGGGCATGGATCGTTGGGCTAGAGCGCTGGCTGTGCTGATCGCGCTGGCGGCGTGGAGCGGGATCGCTGTGCACTTCCATGCGCTCGTCAGCGGCGGTGTATCGTGGCCCGCCGCACTCTGGGCGCTGCTCGGCTACTTCACCATCACCACGAACCTGCTGGTCGCGGTGGTGTTCACGGCGATCGCTGCGGGGCGAGCGGCCTGGCGGTCGCCCTGGCTGATCGGCGGGACGCTTCTCAATATTCTCCTGGTCGGAATCATTTATGCATTGCTGCTGCATGGACTGCGCGAGCTGACGGGAGGCTCCCAACTCGCGAACGTTCTGCTGCATCGGGTCACGCCGCTGCTCGTGACGGTGTTCTGGTTCGCCTTCGCCTACAAGGGCGCGCTCGCATGGCGTTATCCTCTGCTCTGGGTGATCTATCCTATCGGTTATTTTCTCTACGCATTGGCGCGCGGCGCGATCGAAGGGCGTTATCCTTATCCATTCATCAACGTCGTAGAGATCGGCCTGGCGCAGACGCTCATCAATGCCGCGCTGATCGCGATCGGGTTCGTCCTCGCCGGAGAGGCGCTGGTCTGGTTCGACCGCTGGTGGGCGGTCAGAGCGAGAGGTTGA
- a CDS encoding single-stranded DNA-binding protein, with protein MAGSVNKVILVGNLGADPEIRRTQDGRPIANLRIATSETWRDKNTGERKEKTEWHRVVIFNEGLCKVAEQYLKKGAKVYIEGALQTRKWTDQSGQEKYSTEVVLQGFNSVMTMLDGARGGGGGNYIPDDSGSDFGSSSMSGGGGQRRASSGGGGGGGRRDMDDEIPF; from the coding sequence ATGGCGGGTAGCGTCAATAAAGTAATCCTCGTCGGCAATCTGGGTGCCGACCCCGAAATCCGTCGCACGCAGGATGGCCGGCCGATCGCCAACCTGCGAATCGCGACGTCCGAGACCTGGCGCGACAAGAACACTGGCGAGCGCAAGGAAAAGACCGAGTGGCACCGCGTCGTCATTTTCAATGAAGGGCTGTGCAAGGTCGCCGAGCAGTATCTGAAGAAGGGCGCGAAAGTTTACATCGAAGGCGCGCTGCAGACGCGCAAATGGACCGACCAGTCCGGCCAGGAGAAGTATTCGACCGAGGTGGTGCTGCAGGGCTTCAACTCGGTGATGACGATGCTGGACGGTGCGCGCGGCGGTGGCGGCGGCAATTATATTCCCGACGACAGCGGCAGCGACTTTGGTTCGAGCTCGATGTCCGGTGGCGGCGGTCAGCGCCGCGCGTCCTCTGGCGGTGGTGGCGGTGGCGGCCGGCGCGACATGGACGACGAAATTCCGTTCTGA
- a CDS encoding outer membrane protein, translated as MKKYLLGSAAIVALALATPAAAADLGVRYPTKAPPPVVAPIWNWTGFYIGINGGYGWGNSNWTHAVLGPEGSHKTDGGTVGGQIGYNWQVGQFVFGLEAQGNWADFSGSNVSLANPAFTNHTKIDAFGLFTGKLGYAWDQVLLYAKGGAAVVSADYSFGGLPGGGNASETRWGATVGAGIEYAFAPNWSAGLEYNHLFLESKNVTFNTGDVDRIKLKSDIFTARINYRFGGPVVTRY; from the coding sequence ATGAAGAAGTATCTGTTGGGATCCGCCGCGATCGTCGCGCTGGCGCTCGCAACACCGGCCGCTGCTGCGGACCTCGGTGTTCGTTATCCGACCAAGGCTCCGCCGCCGGTCGTCGCCCCGATCTGGAACTGGACCGGTTTCTACATCGGTATCAACGGTGGCTACGGCTGGGGCAACAGCAACTGGACCCACGCGGTTCTCGGTCCGGAAGGCTCGCACAAGACCGACGGCGGCACGGTCGGTGGTCAGATCGGCTACAACTGGCAGGTTGGCCAGTTCGTGTTCGGCCTGGAAGCTCAGGGCAACTGGGCTGACTTCAGCGGCTCGAACGTGAGCCTCGCGAACCCGGCGTTCACGAACCACACCAAGATCGACGCGTTCGGCCTGTTCACCGGTAAGCTCGGTTACGCTTGGGACCAGGTCCTGCTGTACGCCAAGGGCGGTGCAGCGGTTGTCTCGGCTGACTACAGCTTCGGTGGTCTTCCGGGTGGCGGCAACGCCAGCGAGACCCGCTGGGGTGCAACGGTCGGCGCCGGCATCGAGTATGCCTTCGCTCCGAACTGGTCGGCTGGCCTCGAGTACAACCACCTGTTCCTCGAGAGCAAGAACGTCACCTTCAACACCGGCGACGTGGATCGCATCAAGCTGAAGAGCGACATCTTCACCGCTCGCATCAACTACCGCTTCGGCGGCCCGGTTGTGACCCGCTACTGA
- the uvrA gene encoding excinuclease ABC subunit UvrA — protein sequence MDEVLKANRKQSAANSLRAITIRGAREHNLKGIDLEIPRDKLVVFTGLSGSGKSSLAFDTIYAEGQRRYVESLSAYARQFLEMMQKPDVDQIDGLSPAISIEQKTTSKNPRSTVATVTEIYDYMRLLWARAGVPYSPATGLPIESQTVSQMVDRVLALPEGTRLYLLAPVVRGRKGEYRKELAEYLKKGFQRVKIDGAFHELSEAPALDKKFPHDIDVVVDRIVVRPDIAQRLAESFETALKLAEGLAVIEFADAPAGSGAPEKKSDKKTAKIHDKSGPERILFSEKFACPVSGFTIPEIEPRLFSFNNPYGACPQCGGLGVEQHIDADLVVPDKDMTLRKGAIAPWAKSSSPYYVQTLQALGKAYKFTLDAKWKDLPKKTKDVLLYGSGDDEIKFAYDDGMRSYETKKPFEGIITNLERRFRETESEWAREELGKYFTDIPCAACHGYRLKPEALCVKVGGKHIGEIAELSVKRAGEWFEGVPKKLNKQQNEIAVRILKEIRDRLTFLNDVGLDYLTLSRSSGTLSGGESQRIRLASQIGSGLTGVLYVLDEPSIGLHQRDNARLLDTLRRLRDLGNTVIVVEHDEDAIHTADYVVDVGPGAGVHGGSIVAQGSPADIMRNPKSLTGQYLTGEKFIAVPDRKPPNHRRTIKVVNARGNNLKNVTAEIPLGLFTAITGVSGGGKSTLLIDTLYKAIARKLNNASEGPAPHDRIEGLEHIDKIIDIDQSPIGRTPRSNPATYTGAFTPIREWFAGLPEAKARGYEPGRFSFNVKGGRCEACQGDGVIKIEMHFLPDVYVTCDTCKGKRYNRETLEVLFKNKSIADVLDMTVDEAAEFFKAVPRVRDTFNTLQRVGLGYIHVGQQATTLSGGEAQRVKLAKELSKRATGRTLYILDEPTTGLHFHDVAKLLEVLHELVNQGNSVVVIEHNLEVIKTADWVIDLGPEGGDGGGEIVAWGPPEDIAKAPRSYTGQFLKPVLAKKHPAPKRKASEESSEEAAE from the coding sequence ATGGACGAAGTGCTCAAGGCGAACCGCAAGCAGTCCGCCGCCAACAGCCTCCGCGCGATCACCATTCGCGGAGCGCGCGAACACAATTTGAAGGGCATCGATCTCGAGATCCCGCGCGACAAGCTGGTGGTATTCACCGGCCTGTCCGGCTCCGGCAAGTCGTCGCTGGCGTTCGACACCATCTATGCCGAGGGCCAGCGCCGCTACGTCGAATCGCTCTCCGCCTACGCCCGGCAATTTCTGGAGATGATGCAGAAGCCGGACGTGGATCAGATCGACGGCCTGTCGCCCGCGATCTCGATCGAGCAGAAGACGACGTCAAAGAACCCGCGTTCGACAGTCGCCACCGTCACCGAGATCTACGACTACATGCGCCTGCTCTGGGCACGCGCGGGCGTCCCCTACTCGCCGGCGACCGGCCTGCCGATCGAAAGCCAGACCGTCAGCCAGATGGTCGACCGGGTGCTGGCATTGCCCGAAGGCACGCGGCTCTATCTGCTGGCGCCGGTGGTGCGCGGCCGCAAGGGCGAGTATCGCAAAGAGCTCGCCGAATACCTCAAGAAGGGCTTTCAGCGGGTCAAGATCGACGGCGCCTTCCATGAGCTGTCTGAGGCGCCCGCGCTCGACAAGAAATTCCCGCACGACATCGACGTGGTGGTGGACCGCATCGTTGTCCGTCCCGACATCGCCCAGCGCCTCGCCGAAAGCTTCGAGACCGCGCTGAAGCTTGCCGAGGGGCTTGCCGTAATCGAGTTCGCCGACGCGCCTGCCGGCAGCGGCGCGCCGGAGAAGAAGTCCGACAAGAAGACCGCGAAGATCCACGACAAGAGCGGACCCGAGCGCATCCTCTTTTCGGAGAAGTTCGCCTGTCCGGTGTCCGGCTTTACCATTCCCGAAATCGAGCCGCGGCTGTTCTCGTTCAACAACCCTTACGGTGCCTGTCCGCAATGTGGCGGCCTTGGCGTAGAACAGCACATCGACGCCGACCTTGTGGTGCCGGACAAGGACATGACGCTGCGCAAGGGCGCGATCGCGCCTTGGGCAAAGTCGTCCTCGCCATATTACGTGCAGACGCTGCAGGCGCTCGGCAAGGCTTACAAGTTCACGCTCGATGCGAAGTGGAAGGATTTGCCGAAGAAAACCAAGGACGTGCTGCTGTACGGCTCCGGCGACGACGAGATCAAATTCGCTTATGACGACGGCATGCGCTCCTACGAGACCAAGAAGCCGTTCGAGGGCATCATCACCAATCTGGAGCGCCGCTTCCGCGAGACCGAGAGTGAGTGGGCGCGCGAGGAGCTTGGCAAATACTTCACTGATATTCCCTGCGCCGCCTGTCACGGCTACCGGCTGAAGCCTGAGGCGCTGTGCGTCAAGGTCGGCGGCAAGCACATCGGCGAAATCGCTGAGCTGTCAGTCAAGCGCGCCGGCGAATGGTTCGAGGGCGTGCCGAAGAAGCTCAACAAGCAGCAGAACGAGATCGCCGTCCGCATCCTGAAGGAGATCCGCGACCGGCTGACCTTCCTCAACGACGTCGGCCTCGATTACCTCACCCTGTCACGCTCCTCCGGCACGCTGTCCGGCGGCGAGAGTCAGCGCATCCGCCTCGCCTCGCAGATCGGCTCCGGCCTGACCGGCGTGCTGTACGTGCTGGACGAGCCCTCGATCGGCCTGCACCAGCGCGACAACGCGCGGCTGCTCGACACGCTGCGGCGGCTGCGCGATCTCGGCAACACGGTGATCGTGGTCGAGCATGACGAGGACGCGATCCACACCGCCGACTATGTGGTTGACGTCGGCCCAGGCGCTGGTGTCCATGGCGGCAGCATCGTCGCGCAAGGCTCGCCCGCCGACATCATGCGGAATCCGAAGTCGCTGACCGGGCAGTATCTCACCGGCGAGAAGTTCATCGCCGTGCCCGATCGCAAGCCGCCGAACCATCGCCGCACCATCAAGGTGGTCAACGCCCGCGGCAACAACCTGAAAAACGTCACCGCGGAGATTCCGCTCGGCCTGTTCACGGCGATCACCGGCGTCTCCGGCGGCGGCAAGTCGACGCTCTTGATCGACACCCTCTACAAAGCGATCGCGCGAAAACTCAACAACGCCAGCGAAGGCCCCGCCCCGCATGACCGCATCGAGGGGCTGGAGCACATCGACAAGATCATCGACATCGACCAGTCGCCGATCGGCCGCACGCCGCGCTCCAATCCTGCGACCTACACCGGCGCATTCACGCCGATCCGCGAATGGTTCGCCGGCCTGCCCGAAGCGAAGGCGCGCGGCTACGAGCCCGGCCGCTTCTCGTTCAACGTCAAGGGCGGCCGTTGCGAGGCCTGCCAGGGCGACGGCGTGATCAAGATCGAGATGCACTTCCTGCCCGACGTCTACGTCACCTGCGACACCTGCAAGGGCAAGCGCTACAACCGCGAGACGCTGGAGGTGCTGTTCAAGAACAAGTCGATCGCCGACGTGCTCGACATGACCGTGGACGAGGCGGCCGAATTCTTCAAGGCAGTGCCGCGCGTGCGCGACACCTTCAACACACTGCAGCGGGTCGGTCTCGGCTACATCCATGTCGGCCAGCAGGCGACCACGCTGTCCGGCGGCGAGGCGCAGCGCGTCAAGCTCGCCAAGGAGCTGTCGAAGCGCGCCACCGGCCGCACGCTCTACATCCTCGACGAGCCGACCACCGGCCTGCACTTTCATGACGTGGCGAAGCTGCTCGAGGTGCTGCATGAGCTGGTCAACCAGGGCAACAGCGTGGTGGTGATCGAGCACAACCTCGAAGTCATCAAGACCGCCGACTGGGTGATCGATCTCGGTCCCGAGGGCGGCGACGGCGGCGGCGAGATCGTTGCCTGGGGACCACCTGAAGACATCGCCAAGGCGCCGCGCAGCTACACCGGCCAGTTCCTAAAGCCGGTGCTGGCGAAAAAGCACCCGGCGCCGAAACGCAAGGCCAGCGAGGAGAGTTCGGAGGAAGCAGCGGAGTGA
- a CDS encoding potassium channel family protein — protein MSRTSATTSAPQLASLKSLLRELYEGATPRGVRFRYGLLAFDIVTVLFIIATSFLPSTNVTDIIDVVFGILILADFAARLWISRRRWRDLGRISTWADVVAIVSFLAPLSGEGGGFLRILRTLRLLRDYQMLARLRSDSSFFRRNEEVFIAVTNLAVFIFVMTAIVYETQKFRNPQIANYADALYFTVTALTTTGFGDITLPGTSGRLISVVIMIFGVTLFFNLARALLSPNKVRFPCHACGLQRHDADAVHCKACGTLLNIPDEGLR, from the coding sequence ATGTCGCGCACCTCCGCCACCACTTCCGCCCCGCAACTTGCCTCCCTGAAAAGCCTGCTGCGCGAACTGTATGAAGGCGCGACGCCGCGTGGCGTCCGCTTCCGCTACGGTCTGCTGGCGTTCGATATCGTCACGGTGCTGTTCATCATCGCGACCTCGTTCCTGCCCTCGACCAACGTCACCGACATCATCGACGTCGTCTTCGGCATCCTGATCCTCGCCGACTTCGCCGCGCGGCTGTGGATCAGCCGCCGCCGCTGGCGCGATCTTGGCCGCATTTCGACCTGGGCCGACGTCGTCGCCATCGTCTCGTTCCTCGCGCCGCTGTCCGGCGAAGGCGGCGGCTTCCTGCGTATCCTGCGCACGCTGCGGCTGTTGCGCGACTACCAGATGCTGGCGCGGCTGCGCAGCGACAGCTCGTTCTTCCGCCGCAACGAGGAAGTGTTCATCGCGGTGACCAACCTCGCCGTCTTCATCTTCGTAATGACGGCGATCGTCTACGAGACGCAGAAATTCCGTAACCCGCAGATCGCTAATTACGCCGACGCGCTCTACTTCACCGTCACCGCACTGACGACGACAGGATTCGGCGACATCACCCTGCCCGGCACCAGCGGCCGGTTGATCTCGGTGGTGATCATGATCTTCGGCGTCACGCTGTTCTTCAACCTCGCCCGCGCGCTGCTCAGCCCGAACAAGGTGCGCTTCCCCTGCCATGCCTGCGGCCTGCAGCGCCACGACGCCGACGCCGTCCACTGCAAGGCCTGCGGCACATTGCTCAACATTCCGGACGAGGGGTTGAGGTAG